The genome window GTTGCCGACCTGTCCCGCGGGCGTGACCCTCGGTACGTCAAGGCCCGGTCGACGGTGCCGGGGCGCCGCAGCGTGCCCCCGTGCCCGGCCGCCCCGGCGTGGCTGGTGACCCTGCCCCCCGGCTACTACGACGACGCCGCCGCCCTGTCCGCCCTCACCTCGGGCGCATGCCCCAACGCCGTGCTGTGGTTCCAGCCCGGCTTCCACTACTTCGACTTCACCTTCCGGGGCGGCCGGGCACGGGGGCACGCTGCGGCGCCCCGGCACCGTCGACCGGGCCTTGACGTACCGAGGGTCACGCCCGCGGGACAGGTCGGCAACACCCGCGTCGGGGGGGCTGTTGGCGCACCGCACCCCGCCGGGCGGGTCGGTCTGCACGGGGCCGGTGCAGTTGCCGGTCGCCTCGACCGCCCCTTGCACGACGAGCGTCCCGCCCGCCTTGACGGTGGAGTTGGAGAAGACGCTGCCCAGGACCCGCATGGGCGCCGTGGTCTCCACCCCGACCTCACCGGCGGCGGTGCCGAGGCTCAGCAGGGCGTTGACCGGCTTGTTGGCCCGCTCGCCCCCGGGCGGCGGGCCCGAGCAGTGGACGGTGAGCGCCCTGCCGCCCACGGGGTCGCCGTCGGCGCGGACCGGCGCGTCGAAGTCGTCGCACGGGCCGCCCGAGGCGTAGCGATGGATGGACGCCTGGACGGCGCCGTCGGTGGCGTACGTCGTCCTCCCCCGCTCGCCGAACCCCCGCGACGCCCGCAGCCCGACGTCGGTGAAGGTGATCACCGCGGTGATGAGCACGGCGAACACCGTGACGAAGACCAGCGAGATGAGCAGCATGCTGCCGTCCTCGCCCCGCCCCCGCCCGACGGGCCGCGGCGACGGGCGGGTCACGCCGTCCTCCGCCGGACGGTGAACTCGACCGGTGCCCCCGGCGACGACGACGGGTCGGTGTAGATCCGCAGGGTGACGGTGGCGGGCGTCCCGGGGGCGTCGGGGCACGGGCCGCCGTCGCACCGCACCTCGAGAGGCAGGGGCGAGCCCTCGTCGTGGACGAGGTGCCCGATCACCCGGGGGACGGCGACGTTGCCGCGGCACGACCAGCGCACGACCTCGTGGGCGGTGCCCGTCGGCGGGTCGAGGGCGTACACGACGGCCCGGGGGACGTTGTCCTCGGTCCACCCGAGGCGGACGAGCCGACCGGCGGGGGCGGTGGCGCACTCGTCGGGCCCGGAGGGCTCGGCCGTCAGCGTCGTCCCCACCGACTCCGCCCGCTGGACGTCCTCGGTGAAGTAGGCGGTGAGCGCCTGGATGGCCGACGAACGGGCCACTCGGGCGCCGGTGGCGTCGGTGGTGCGGAAGCCGAGGAACACGGCGCCCGTCAGCGCCGCCCCGATGATGCTCATGATCGAGATGGTCACCAGCAGCTCCGGCAGCGTGAACCCGCCCTCGCCGCGGGGCGCCCGGCGCGTCACGGCCGCTTCACCACCTCGAGCGTCCGCGAGACCAGCCGGCCGCCCGTCGACGACGCCTCCAGCTCGATCAGCTGGAGCGGCGGTTCGTCGTTGCAGTCACCGGGCAGCCCGGCGACGTACCGGCCGCCGCCGTCCCAGTAGGTGACCCGCTCGACGGTGACGGTGATACCCGCCGGCGGCGGCGGGGGCGAGTACGTCGCGGTGGTGCCGCACGGCTGGTAGGCCATCGTCTCCGCCGCGTGGCGGAGGGCCACGTCGGCGTCGGCCTGGCGGCGCTGGAGGTCGGAGCCGACGACCGCGGTGCCGAGGCCGCCGACGATGACGGCGAAGGCGACGCCCATGATGAACACCGACACCACGACCTCGATGAGCGTGACGCCCGCCTCTTCGCCCGACCGTGCTCGCCGGCACGGCGGACACCCGGTCATCTGATGTCGACCTGGTTGTAGATGCCGTACACGGCCGAGATGAGGGCGATGGCCACGAAACCGACGAAGATGCCGACGAAGACCACGGCGAGCGGCTCGAAGAGGTTGGTGAGCCTCTTCAGCTTGTACTGGAGCTCGGACTCGAAGTACGTGGCGACGACCTCGAGCTGGTCGTCGAGCGTTCCCGTCTCCTCCCCCACGCGCATCATCGAGGTGACGGTGACCGGGAACAGCTTGGTGCGGGCGATGGGCCGGGCGATCCCGTCGCCCTCGAGCATCTCCCGGCGGGCGACGTCCAGCGAGCGCTCGAACACCAGGTTGTTGGAGCCGGTGCTGGCGAGCCGCAGCGCGTCGGGGATGGGCACGCCCGCCTCGAGCATCGACGTGAGGACGCGGCAGAAGCGCTCGACGACGGTGAACCGCACGACGTCGCCCAGGACGGGTGTGCGCAGGAGGAACCGGTCCCGGAGCATGCGCCCGCGCTCGGTGCGGAGGGCGGCGATGACGCCCACCACCACGGCCACCACGAGCAGCACGAGGTAGACCCACGACGACGAGAACCAGTCTGTGGCGCGGATGAGCATGCGGGTGGCGAGCGGCAGCTCGGCGTCGAAGGACTCGAAGAAGACCTTGAACCGGGGGAGGACGAACACGGTCAGGACGCCGACGGTGACGAGCGACATGGCGAACACCAGCGTCGGATAGGCCAGCGCCGACCGGATCTTGCGCTTCGCCTCCATGTCGCGCTCGATGTAGCGCGCCAGCTGGCGCATGACGACGTCCAGCTCGCCGGTCGCCTCGGCCGAGCGCAGCACCGCCATGTAGAAGGGCGGGAAGGCGTCGGCGTGGGCGCTCATCGCCTCGGCGAAGCTCTCGCCGAAGCGCAGCGAGTCGGCCACCTCGCGCACCACCTTGCGCAGCGTCTTGCTGGGGGACTCCTCCTCGATGATCGCCAGCGCCTCGATCAGCGGGAGGCCGGCGGTGATGAACGCGGCCATCTGCCGCGAGAAGTTGGCCAGCTCGACGGGCTTGACCTTTCTGGGGGTCAGCTCCAGCTGGAGTATCGAGCGGCTCTCGGGCTGGACGGTCTGGACCTGGATGCCCTGGCTCGCCAGGCTGTCGGTGACACCCTCGACGCTGGAGCCCTTCACCACGCCGACGAGCTGCTCCCCGTCCGGGTCGGTCGCGACGTACTTGAACCTGGGCATCGGTGGTCCGCCTACAGCACGTAGATGCTCGAGAGGATCTCGGCGATCGTGGTGACGCCCGCCTCGACCAGGCCGACGCCGCCGTTGAGCAGCGTCTGGGTCCCGTCGGCCACGGCGGCGGCCCGCATCTGGTCCAACGGGGCTCCTTCGATGATGAGCCGCTTCATGGTGTTGGTCATGCGCACCAGCTCGAACACGCCGACGCGCTCGAGGTAGCCGGTGCGGGCGCAGAAGTTGCACCCGCGGCCCTGGGTGAAGCCCTTCTCGGGCGGGCGCCCGCCCGCCTCCTCGAAGAACGCCAGCTCCTCGATGGACGGCTCGTACGGCCCGCGGCACTGGTCGCAGATGCGCCGCACGAGGCGCTGGCTCACCACGCCGTTGACGGTGGAGGCGATGAGGAAGGGCTCGATGCCCATCTCCAGGTAGCGCTGGAGCGCCGAGCAGGCGTCGGTGGCGTGGATCGAGGACAGCACGAAGTGGCCGGTGAGCGCCGACTCCACCGCGATGCGCGCCGTCTCCGCGTCCCGGATCTCGCCCACCAGGATGATGTCGGGGTCCTGGCGCAGGATGGCCCGCAGCCCGGTGGCGAAGGTGATCCCCGCCTGCTCGTTGATCTGGATCTGGTTGATCGACGAGAAGACGTACTCGACGGGGTCCTCGATGGTGGTGATGTTCCGCTCGGCGCCGTGCATCTCACCGAGGGTGGCGTACAGCGTGGTGGTCTTGCCGCTCCCGGTGGGGCCCGCGCACGCCACCATGCCGTAGGGCGTGCGCAGGAGCTTGGCGAACTGCTCGTACGTCACGTGAGGCATGCCGAGCTCGTCGAGGCGGAACAGCGTCCGGTTCCGGTCGAGGAGCCGGAGCACCGCCTTCTCGCCCCAGATGGTGGGGCTGGTTGCGATGCGGACGTCCAGGGGCCGCCCGTCCACGTCCCGTCCCATCTGGCCGTCCTGGGGGCGCCGGCGCTCGACGATGTTCATGTTCGCCATGATCTTGATCCGGCTGACCAGGGCGGCCGACATGGCGGCGGGCAGCGCCAGGACGTCGTGGAGCGCACCGTCGATCCGGAACCGGATGCGCAGGCGGTCGTGCTGCGGCTCGATGTGGATGTCCGAGGCGCGGTCCCGCACCGCCTGGGTGATGACGAGGTCGACCAGGTGGACGACCGGGGCGTCCTCGCTGATCACCCGGGAGGACACCTCGACCTGGCGGAGCGCCTCGGCGGCCTGGAACTGCTCGACGAGGGACTCGACCCCCGACAGGGCCCGGTAGGTGTGCTCGATGGCGCGGCGGATGTCCGACGGCGCGGCGATGGCGAAGCTCACCGGCTGCGGGGCGACGGCGGTGAGCAGCTCGCTCGCCACGCTCGGGTCGATCGGGTCGGCGACGGCGACCTCCAGCCGGTCGTCGACGGTACGGATCGGGATGGCGTTGAGCGATCGGGCCAGGCCCTCCGGCAGCTGGCGCACGGCGTCGGGGTCCGGTTCCTCCTGGCCCAGGTCCACCAGCCGGAGCCCGAGCTGCTCGGCCAGCACCTCGGTGACCGGGCGCTCGTTGACCATGCCCAGCTCGACGATGAGCACGCCGAGGCGCTTGCCCGTCAGCGGCTGCTGGAGCAACGCCTCGGCCAGCTGCGCGGGCGTCACCAGGCCGCGGGAGACGAGCCGCTCGCCGAGGGGAGGGCCCTTGCGGGTGGGCGGAGGGGGCGGCGGCGGCGGTGCCGGTGCCTCCTCGGGCGCCGGGGCGTTGCCGTTGCCGTCGCGTCCGGCTCCCGCCCCGCCGACGGGCCCGGTCCCTTCCCGGGCCACCTCACCGGGGGGCGCGCCCCGACGGCGTATCACCGGCGGCCCTCCGCCCGGCACGTGCCCGGGATGTCTCCTGCGACGTCGGTCCTGGAGTTCATTTTCCCGCCGCTCCCCCGATCGGTCTCCCCGCCAACTGTAGCCGTGGGACCACTCCGGAAGAACCTCGAACCGAAGTGATTGCCGAACCACCTTCGGGGGCGGCGCCCTCCGGCCCTCAGGCCTTGCGTTGGCGGCCGCCAGCGCGTATAGGTTAACGAGCCGTAGTTGCGGCGGTATGCCGATCCGGCACGCCGCGAGGAAGGGCGGGTGGGACCGTGCCAAATGCGAAGGTGCTCGTCGTGGACGACGAGAGCTCGGTTCGCCAAGCCCTCGAGCTGGCCTTCCGCAGCGAGGGCTACGAGGTCCGCACGGAGGCGGACGGCACCGCCCTGGCCGACGTCACCAGGTCGTTCAGACCGGACGTGGCGATCGTCGACGTGCGGCTCCCCGTCGGGCCCGACGGGTACACGATGGCCCGCATGCTGCGGGAGGACGACCTGCCCGTCATGGTCCTCACGGCGGCAGACAGCCTGGAGAACCGGCTGGCCGCCTTCGAGGCGGGCGCCGACGACCACCTGGGGAAGCCGTTCTCGACGGCGGAGCTCATCGCCCGCACCCACGCCCTGCTCCGGCGCTCCGGCCGGCTGGGCCCCAAGGTCGTCGAGATCGGCGACGTCGAGGTCGACGACTCGAACCGATCGGTCACCCGCGGCGGCGAGGACCTCGAGCTCACCCGCACCGAGTACGACCTGCTGATGCTCCTGGCCCGCCATGCCGGGCAGATCCTGTCCAAGCAGCAGATCCTCATGCAGCTGTGGGGCTTCGACGCCTGCGACCCCAACGTCATCGAGGTCCACGTGTGCGCGCTGCGCCGCAAGCTCGAGGCCCAGGGGTCGCGGATCATCCACACCGTCCGCAGCGTCGGCTACATGCTGCGAGTCTGACGACGCCCTGCGGTCCCCGAGCCCACCGCGCGTCGGTGGCCGGTGACGCAGCGCGGCGAACCGACGTCGGCGCGGCGGCGAACCGGTTCTCCTGCGGGGGCAACCGCGCTACCTTCCACATGATGGCTGGCGCGCGCGCCTTCTCCCGAACCTAGTCCGGACGCACGCTCGTGCGGACGCCGTCCCTCGGTCGACGCCTCGTCCTGGCCGGGGTGACGGTGGTCGCCGTCCTCGCCGTGGCGCTCGACGTCCTGCTGTTCGTGGCGTTGCGCTCGAACCTCTACGCCGGCCTGGAGGACGAGCTCGACCTGGCGGAGCGGATCGTGGCGTCCGAGGTGTCGCGCCCCGCCGTCACCGACCTCACCGAACGCCTGGACGAGCGCGGCGTGCGGGCGACCGTCCACGACTCCGGCGGACGCCTCCTCGACACCGTCGGGGACCCGGTGGGAGCGGGCGAGGCCGTCCTCCGCAGGATGGTGGCGCTCCCCGACGGCACGACGGTCGACCTCGTGGTCTCGCGCCAGAGCGCCGACGGGACGTTGCGCGGCCTGCTGGCCCTGGAGGCGGTCGTCACACCGTTGGTCGTGGCGCTGGCATTCGTGCTCCTGCGACTCATCTCCGAGTACGCGCTCGAGCCGCTCGACCGCATCACGGAGGCGGCCCGCCGCACGGCCGGAGGAACCCGGGGCGAGCGGCTGCGGCCCGAGCCGGCCGACACCCGCCTCGGGCAGATGGCGTCCGCCTACGACTCCATGCTGGACGCCCTCGAGCAGGCCGTGGACGACGCCGAGGCGGCCAAGGCGGAGAGCGACCGGCTGCTCGAGCGCAACCGGAGGATCCTGGCCACGGCGCGGGAGGCCTTCGTGGCGGTGGACGAGGAGGACCGGATCTTCGACTGGAACGACCAGGCCCAGCGGATGTTCGGGTGGGCCCCGGAGGAGGTGATGGGCCGGCCGTTCGCGGGCACGGTCACGCCGGCCGGGCCGGACACGGGGGCGCAGCCCCTGGCCGGCTTCGCCGACGAGGGCGCCGACGCCACCGGCCGGGTGACGTCGCTGGTCGTCCTTCACCGCGACGGCCGCCGGTTCCCGGCCCGGATGATCGCGTGGACGACGGGCCATCGGGGCACGACGACCACGAGCGCGTTCTTGTGGGACGCCACCGGCGAGGCGAGCGCCCAGGAGGCCACGGCGCGGCTGGCGGCGCTCGTCGAGTCGGCCGACGAGGCCATGCTGAGCACCACGCCCGACGGGACCATCCTCACGTGGAACGCCGGCGCCGAGGCGATGTACGGCTACCCGGCGGAGGAGGCCGTCGGCCGCCACGTCGACCTCATCGTCCCGCCCGAGCTTCGCCCTGCGCTCCACCGGTCGCTCGACGCCGTCCGCCGCGGCGAGCCGGTCCAACGGGGTGTGACCACCCGGCGGTGCAGGAACGGCGAGCTCATCGACGTCGCCGTCACCATGTCGCCCGTCCGGGACCCCGACGGCAGCGTGGCGGCGGTCTCGTCCATCGACCGGGACATCACCGAGGAGCGGTGGGTGGCACGCCAGCTCGACGACACCCTGGCGGCGCTCGAGCAGGCGGCCCGCGAGGCGCGGGCGTCGGAGGCCACCACCCGGCGCTTCCTCGACGACGCCGCCCACCAGCTCCGGGCCCCCATCACCAACATCCAGGCGTCGGCCGAGGTGCTCGCCCGTTCGGGCGACAAGCTCGCCGAGGACGACCGGGAGGCGATGCTGGGCGCCGTGGTCCGCGAGACGGCGCGGGCGGGCCGGCTGGTCGCCGGCCTCCTCCGCATCGCGCGCCTCGACCAGGGGCTCGCCCTCTCGAAGGCGCCGTGCGACCTCGTCGCCCTCTGCGAGGTGCTGGCCGACAACCTCCGCAACCGGGCCCCCACCCTGAAGATCACGGTCGCAGCCGACGGCGACGAGCCGGTCGGCCGCCCGGCCGTGGACGCCCACGCCGTGTCGGAGATCGTCTCCAACCTCGCCGACAACGCCCGGCGCCACGCCGTCTCCGCCGTGGACCTGCGGCTGCGCCGCTCGGACGGGTGGGTCGAGATCGAGGTGGCGGACGACGGTCCCGGGGTCCCGCCCGCAGAGTCGTCGGCGATCTTCGAGAGGTTCGTCAGCCTCGACGGGAGGGGCGGCTCGGGCCTCGGGCTGGCGATCGCCCGCGAGCTCGCTCTCGCCCACGGCGGCGACCTGGCCTACGACCACGGCGCCTTCCTCGTCCGCCTGCCGGCGCCCAGGGGGACGAACG of Acidimicrobiales bacterium contains these proteins:
- a CDS encoding PAS domain S-box protein, whose product is MRTPSLGRRLVLAGVTVVAVLAVALDVLLFVALRSNLYAGLEDELDLAERIVASEVSRPAVTDLTERLDERGVRATVHDSGGRLLDTVGDPVGAGEAVLRRMVALPDGTTVDLVVSRQSADGTLRGLLALEAVVTPLVVALAFVLLRLISEYALEPLDRITEAARRTAGGTRGERLRPEPADTRLGQMASAYDSMLDALEQAVDDAEAAKAESDRLLERNRRILATAREAFVAVDEEDRIFDWNDQAQRMFGWAPEEVMGRPFAGTVTPAGPDTGAQPLAGFADEGADATGRVTSLVVLHRDGRRFPARMIAWTTGHRGTTTTSAFLWDATGEASAQEATARLAALVESADEAMLSTTPDGTILTWNAGAEAMYGYPAEEAVGRHVDLIVPPELRPALHRSLDAVRRGEPVQRGVTTRRCRNGELIDVAVTMSPVRDPDGSVAAVSSIDRDITEERWVARQLDDTLAALEQAAREARASEATTRRFLDDAAHQLRAPITNIQASAEVLARSGDKLAEDDREAMLGAVVRETARAGRLVAGLLRIARLDQGLALSKAPCDLVALCEVLADNLRNRAPTLKITVAADGDEPVGRPAVDAHAVSEIVSNLADNARRHAVSAVDLRLRRSDGWVEIEVADDGPGVPPAESSAIFERFVSLDGRGGSGLGLAIARELALAHGGDLAYDHGAFLVRLPAPRGTNGPDDLQGTFRSG
- a CDS encoding GspE/PulE family protein, encoding MIRRRGAPPGEVAREGTGPVGGAGAGRDGNGNAPAPEEAPAPPPPPPPPTRKGPPLGERLVSRGLVTPAQLAEALLQQPLTGKRLGVLIVELGMVNERPVTEVLAEQLGLRLVDLGQEEPDPDAVRQLPEGLARSLNAIPIRTVDDRLEVAVADPIDPSVASELLTAVAPQPVSFAIAAPSDIRRAIEHTYRALSGVESLVEQFQAAEALRQVEVSSRVISEDAPVVHLVDLVITQAVRDRASDIHIEPQHDRLRIRFRIDGALHDVLALPAAMSAALVSRIKIMANMNIVERRRPQDGQMGRDVDGRPLDVRIATSPTIWGEKAVLRLLDRNRTLFRLDELGMPHVTYEQFAKLLRTPYGMVACAGPTGSGKTTTLYATLGEMHGAERNITTIEDPVEYVFSSINQIQINEQAGITFATGLRAILRQDPDIILVGEIRDAETARIAVESALTGHFVLSSIHATDACSALQRYLEMGIEPFLIASTVNGVVSQRLVRRICDQCRGPYEPSIEELAFFEEAGGRPPEKGFTQGRGCNFCARTGYLERVGVFELVRMTNTMKRLIIEGAPLDQMRAAAVADGTQTLLNGGVGLVEAGVTTIAEILSSIYVL
- a CDS encoding type II secretion system F family protein, whose protein sequence is MPRFKYVATDPDGEQLVGVVKGSSVEGVTDSLASQGIQVQTVQPESRSILQLELTPRKVKPVELANFSRQMAAFITAGLPLIEALAIIEEESPSKTLRKVVREVADSLRFGESFAEAMSAHADAFPPFYMAVLRSAEATGELDVVMRQLARYIERDMEAKRKIRSALAYPTLVFAMSLVTVGVLTVFVLPRFKVFFESFDAELPLATRMLIRATDWFSSSWVYLVLLVVAVVVGVIAALRTERGRMLRDRFLLRTPVLGDVVRFTVVERFCRVLTSMLEAGVPIPDALRLASTGSNNLVFERSLDVARREMLEGDGIARPIARTKLFPVTVTSMMRVGEETGTLDDQLEVVATYFESELQYKLKRLTNLFEPLAVVFVGIFVGFVAIALISAVYGIYNQVDIR
- a CDS encoding prepilin-type N-terminal cleavage/methylation domain-containing protein, which encodes MTRRAPRGEGGFTLPELLVTISIMSIIGAALTGAVFLGFRTTDATGARVARSSAIQALTAYFTEDVQRAESVGTTLTAEPSGPDECATAPAGRLVRLGWTEDNVPRAVVYALDPPTGTAHEVVRWSCRGNVAVPRVIGHLVHDEGSPLPLEVRCDGGPCPDAPGTPATVTLRIYTDPSSSPGAPVEFTVRRRTA
- a CDS encoding response regulator transcription factor, with the protein product MDDESSVRQALELAFRSEGYEVRTEADGTALADVTRSFRPDVAIVDVRLPVGPDGYTMARMLREDDLPVMVLTAADSLENRLAAFEAGADDHLGKPFSTAELIARTHALLRRSGRLGPKVVEIGDVEVDDSNRSVTRGGEDLELTRTEYDLLMLLARHAGQILSKQQILMQLWGFDACDPNVIEVHVCALRRKLEAQGSRIIHTVRSVGYMLRV